In Rickettsia endosymbiont of Lasioglossum villosulum, the DNA window TATAGCTAGCCGGTCTAGTATTTACTAATGTAAAATACATAGCAGAATTGCTTAGTACATTATTAACATTTGTTGTAGGTCTTACCCAAGGTTGTGCAAATTGTACAGCTCCTGCTGCATTTAACGTAGATAAAGTAACAGATGAATCTGTAGGGTTAGTATTTTGGGCTGGCTGAGTATTAGGGCTAGCATAGCTTGTTATACTAGCAAAAGCTATAAAACCAGCCAATAAAGTTTTTATCATAATTAACACCTTTTAATAGTTTTATAAAATACTAGCATAAATTTTATATAAATCTAGTTTTTTAGAATATAATGCCTGCGTGTTTCTTTAGGAAATCTCTCAATCGCATAACGCAATGTAGTTCTAGGCATTTGCGATATATGTTGATTTAGAAAATCTATCAGCTGCTTTTCATCCTTTTTTCCTGCTTCACGTAGCATCCACCCTACCGCTTTATGAATTAAATCGTGCTTATCGTTCAGTAATAATTGTGCTATTTTAAAAGTTAAATTGAGTTCATTTTTGCGAATAAAATACCAAGTTGCAACCATTGCTATTCTTCTTTCCCAAAGATTTTCAGATTTTGCTAATTTAAAAAGATATTCCTTATCTTTATCCCATAAATAAGCTCCGATAATATAATGAGCTGAAGCATCAACCAAGTTCCAATTATTAACATATTTTATATTATCTATATAGAATTCATAAAAAAATTTCTTATCATTATCAGAAGCTTTTTGATATTGATTGATAAGGATAACTAATGCTAAAAGTCTTTCTTCATTAAATCTTGATTTAATAAGCCCACCTAAATCATCCTTACTTAAATTATAATAAGTTTTAGCTATTTTACGTAAAGTCGGTACAGTCACGCCTATAAATCTATCATGCTCACCATACTGCCCTTCTTTAGTCTTAAAAAAGATTGTTAAACGTTCTACCGGAATAGTCGCCGAATTAAGTAAAATATTTCTAATTTCTTATAAATTTTCTTTCATGTTCAATAAGCCATTTTTTGCGATGTAATCCTGAACCATATCCGCCAAGCTCGCCATTATTATTAATAATGCGGTGGCATGGAATAATTATAGCAAATCTATTTGCTCCGTTAGCATTTGCAACAGCTCTATAAGCAGTTTCTTTACCCACTGCCTTAGCTTGTGTAAAGTAGCTCCTTGTTTCGCCATATGGCACATTCATTAGCTTTTCCCATACTAATTTCTGAAACTCGCTTCCTACAAGGCGTAAAGATGTATTAAATTTTTGTAAATTGCCGTCAAAATATGACTTAAGTTCTTTTTCAACTGATGAAATAGGTTTGGTATTGCCATCAATAACAGACAATTTAGTCTTAACTTTAAGCATTTTAATTTTACGCTCTAAGCCTTTACTTTCAGCAAAATCAAGCAAATAAAGTTTCTCTTCATCACTAATAGCAAGCATCGAACCAAGAGGCGTATCAAGAAAAGTGGATTTTAAACTCATTTTTTTACCTAAAATTTTTTTAGTATTATATATTGATTTCTTTATTTAACAATTTTATTTTTTTTAAACTAATAATTCTAAGCGATTAAAATAGATAGAACAGAATTTAGCAAGATGAGTATTTAAGTTGAATGACGTCATTGCGAGAAAAAACCGGTTTTGTCGCATGGATAACAAGTTGTCATTGCGAGGAGATACGAAGTATCGACGTGGCAATCTCAGAATTTAATATTAGATTGTAGCAAAGCTTCGCTCCTCGCAAGGCATTGTTGCGTAGATCGGAAAACGCCTCGGTGTCATGCCGTGGCTTGACCACGGCATCCAGAAAATAATAAAAAATACTAATTTCATTAGTATTTTTTAGCTGGATCCCGTGAATA includes these proteins:
- a CDS encoding methylated-DNA--[protein]-cysteine S-methyltransferase gives rise to the protein MSLKSTFLDTPLGSMLAISDEEKLYLLDFAESKGLERKIKMLKVKTKLSVIDGNTKPISSVEKELKSYFDGNLQKFNTSLRLVGSEFQKLVWEKLMNVPYGETRSYFTQAKAVGKETAYRAVANANGANRFAIIIPCHRIINNNGELGGYGSGLHRKKWLIEHERKFIRN
- a CDS encoding DNA alkylation repair protein; translation: MTVPTLRKIAKTYYNLSKDDLGGLIKSRFNEERLLALVILINQYQKASDNDKKFFYEFYIDNIKYVNNWNLVDASAHYIIGAYLWDKDKEYLFKLAKSENLWERRIAMVATWYFIRKNELNLTFKIAQLLLNDKHDLIHKAVGWMLREAGKKDEKQLIDFLNQHISQMPRTTLRYAIERFPKETRRHYILKN